A part of Sandaracinaceae bacterium genomic DNA contains:
- a CDS encoding FIST N-terminal domain-containing protein: protein MKVEQGKSFATDGHQAVAEATQGWADEPEIIFVFASMKQDGQAVVDALRARFGEVPIAGCTTAGEHLAGAHSNESLVAAAVYDSSMRWTTEVITDLKSFGEEDARGVTDALFASLGVERETLDASKYFSLLMIDGLSMAEERVSAQLAEALEGVPLAGGSAGDDLAFTETRVLTSAGALTNAAVVVLADKGDSDVRIVKHQHFTRTPEMLCITKADPASRTVFEMDGYPAIEAYARALGKTVDEVTGDVTFLNPVTFACNGELYVRSIQKVNEDGSITFYCAIEEGMVLDVGGHGDMHASLSSDLGALREELGKADFIVGFNCILRALEAKQAEAFDALGEVVGETAGAMIGFDTYGEQLNGLHINQTLVAVAIKAAA, encoded by the coding sequence ATGAAAGTTGAGCAGGGGAAGTCGTTCGCGACGGACGGGCACCAGGCCGTCGCGGAGGCGACGCAGGGCTGGGCGGACGAGCCGGAGATCATCTTCGTGTTCGCATCGATGAAGCAGGACGGGCAGGCGGTGGTCGACGCCCTCCGCGCGCGCTTCGGCGAGGTGCCCATCGCGGGCTGCACGACCGCGGGGGAGCACCTCGCGGGGGCGCACTCGAACGAGTCGCTCGTCGCGGCCGCGGTGTACGACTCGTCGATGCGGTGGACGACCGAGGTCATCACCGACCTGAAGAGCTTCGGCGAGGAGGACGCGCGCGGCGTGACCGACGCGCTCTTCGCGAGCCTCGGGGTCGAGCGGGAGACCCTCGACGCGTCGAAGTACTTCAGCCTGCTCATGATCGACGGGCTCTCCATGGCCGAGGAGCGCGTCAGCGCGCAGCTCGCCGAGGCGCTCGAGGGGGTGCCGCTCGCGGGCGGCTCCGCCGGCGACGACCTGGCGTTCACCGAGACGCGCGTGCTCACCAGCGCGGGCGCGCTGACCAACGCCGCCGTCGTGGTGCTCGCCGACAAGGGCGACAGCGACGTGCGGATCGTCAAGCACCAGCACTTCACGCGCACGCCGGAGATGCTCTGCATCACCAAGGCGGACCCCGCCTCGCGGACCGTCTTCGAGATGGACGGCTACCCGGCGATCGAGGCGTACGCGCGGGCCCTCGGCAAGACCGTCGACGAGGTCACGGGCGACGTCACCTTCCTCAACCCGGTGACCTTCGCCTGCAACGGCGAGCTCTACGTGCGCAGCATCCAGAAGGTGAACGAGGACGGCTCGATCACCTTCTACTGCGCCATCGAGGAGGGCATGGTGCTCGACGTGGGCGGCCACGGAGACATGCACGCTTCGCTGTCGTCGGATCTCGGCGCGCTCCGGGAGGAGCTCGGCAAGGCCGACTTCATCGTCGGCTTCAACTGCATCCTCCGCGCCCTCGAGGCGAAGCAGGCCGAGGCCTTCGACGCGCTCGGCGAGGTCGTCGGCGAGACGGCCGGCGCGATGATCGGGTTCGACACGTATGGGGAGCAGCTGAACGGGCTGCACATCAACCAGACCCTGGTCGCGGTGGCGATCAAGGCGGCGGCGTGA
- a CDS encoding outer membrane beta-barrel domain-containing protein: MGSRLPFQGGMGSSARLALLIILATAAPIAQAAISPARAGAQCIDEAIRDELNARRRYRGVRERLFQKALRHELSVMGGVYAADLLSASYLIQGAYTFHVTEDLGLEASFAYSQSDSELVRIIENDRGISLIRIEAPVYVYQAHLIWSIAYGKLRWFGDGISRFDFNLAIGGGLTDNQTSRGLTFSAGIGIKFFFDEWFSLRIDVRDQVLQQELLGESAIVNNITATLGLSVFIPFTP; the protein is encoded by the coding sequence ATGGGATCTCGTTTGCCCTTCCAGGGCGGGATGGGGTCGAGCGCTCGGCTCGCACTTCTGATCATCCTGGCCACGGCCGCTCCGATCGCGCAGGCCGCGATCTCTCCGGCTCGGGCGGGTGCGCAGTGCATCGACGAGGCCATCCGCGACGAGCTGAACGCGCGCCGTCGATACCGGGGCGTGCGCGAGCGGCTCTTCCAGAAGGCGCTCCGGCACGAGCTGAGCGTGATGGGCGGCGTCTACGCGGCCGACCTGCTCAGCGCCTCCTATCTGATCCAGGGCGCCTACACCTTCCACGTCACCGAGGACCTGGGGCTCGAGGCGAGCTTCGCCTACAGCCAGTCGGACTCGGAGCTGGTGCGCATCATCGAGAACGACCGCGGCATCTCGCTGATCCGGATCGAGGCGCCGGTCTACGTCTACCAGGCGCACCTGATCTGGTCGATCGCGTACGGCAAGCTCCGCTGGTTCGGCGACGGAATCAGCCGCTTCGACTTCAACCTCGCCATCGGCGGCGGCCTGACCGACAACCAGACCTCGCGCGGCCTGACCTTCAGCGCGGGCATCGGCATCAAGTTCTTCTTCGACGAGTGGTTCTCGCTGCGGATCGACGTGCGCGACCAGGTGCTCCAGCAGGAGCTGCTGGGCGAGTCGGCGATCGTGAACAACATCACCGCGACCCTGGGTCTGTCGGTGTTCATCCCGTTCACCCCATGA
- a CDS encoding AgmX/PglI C-terminal domain-containing protein gives MAVAANQRRLRVALVFGNTIQADDTLSKPREVTLGYGDHDVLPLPPGVTSEDRLTLMKPTGNGGYALGLTPTMGGAVWLGGQRREVDGLRGGDVPLGPDDYGVITMGNAAVFFQMVKAAPRIGAGLPLFLAEPARMLALLLSAFLHGMIALLLGLALMNAPPRDELELPTDLIRQFMVTPPPELLEPDPTAGGTDTDDPGIRDREEAGGEAAAEEEGRVGREDSQQEETEMEGEVTGGGAAARVANLGALGAIRGADGEPNALSAAMEGPNIADLLGGLNSGRTVMGRGSGGRGLRGSGSGGGGTGPGTLFGAGSMGTGVGAGRGAGGGRGGGGPGARGRPRQEVRVQMRTAAPSVSGYLSPEQIMRVVRRNQAAVRYCYENELQRQPSLSGRIEIQWRIARNGSVTSARVGSTTMRNARVEGCIVRQVRRWRFPQPDGGEVDVRFPFIFGSGG, from the coding sequence ATGGCCGTCGCCGCGAACCAACGTCGCCTCCGGGTCGCCCTCGTCTTCGGAAACACCATCCAGGCGGACGACACCCTCTCGAAGCCACGCGAGGTGACCCTCGGCTACGGAGACCACGACGTGCTCCCGCTCCCGCCCGGGGTGACGAGCGAGGATCGCCTCACGCTGATGAAGCCGACGGGCAACGGCGGCTACGCGCTCGGGCTCACGCCCACCATGGGCGGGGCGGTCTGGCTCGGCGGGCAGCGCCGCGAGGTCGACGGCCTGCGCGGCGGCGACGTCCCCCTCGGCCCCGACGACTACGGCGTCATCACGATGGGCAACGCGGCCGTCTTCTTCCAGATGGTCAAGGCGGCGCCGCGGATCGGTGCGGGCCTGCCGCTCTTCCTCGCCGAGCCGGCGCGCATGCTGGCCCTGCTCCTGTCGGCGTTCTTGCACGGGATGATCGCCCTGCTGCTGGGGCTGGCCCTCATGAACGCCCCGCCCCGCGACGAGCTGGAGCTGCCCACGGATCTGATCCGGCAGTTCATGGTCACGCCGCCCCCCGAGCTGCTCGAGCCCGATCCCACCGCGGGCGGCACCGACACCGACGACCCGGGCATCCGCGATCGTGAAGAGGCGGGCGGCGAGGCGGCGGCGGAAGAAGAGGGCCGCGTCGGGCGCGAGGACTCCCAGCAGGAGGAGACCGAGATGGAGGGCGAGGTCACCGGCGGCGGCGCAGCCGCGCGGGTGGCGAACCTCGGCGCGCTGGGCGCGATCCGCGGCGCGGACGGCGAGCCCAACGCGCTCTCGGCCGCGATGGAGGGCCCGAACATCGCCGATCTCCTCGGCGGGCTGAACAGCGGGCGCACCGTCATGGGGCGCGGCAGCGGCGGGCGCGGCCTGCGCGGCTCGGGCTCGGGCGGCGGCGGCACCGGCCCCGGCACCCTCTTCGGCGCGGGCAGCATGGGCACCGGCGTCGGCGCGGGGCGCGGCGCGGGCGGCGGTCGCGGCGGCGGCGGCCCGGGCGCGCGCGGGCGGCCTCGCCAGGAGGTCCGCGTGCAGATGCGCACCGCCGCGCCGAGCGTCAGCGGCTACCTCTCCCCCGAGCAGATCATGCGCGTCGTGCGCCGCAACCAGGCCGCCGTGCGCTACTGCTACGAGAACGAGCTGCAGCGTCAGCCCAGCCTCTCGGGCCGCATCGAGATCCAGTGGCGCATCGCGCGCAACGGCTCGGTCACGAGCGCCCGCGTGGGCAGCACCACGATGCGCAACGCGCGGGTCGAGGGCTGCATCGTCCGGCAGGTGCGGCGCTGGCGCTTCCCCCAGCCCGACGGCGGCGAGGTCGACGTGCGCTTCCCGTTCATCTTCGGCTCCGGCGGCTGA
- a CDS encoding GNAT family N-acetyltransferase: MLGPFVLRSCVLRAWRHDDLESLVRHANDPRVAATVRDLFPHPYTREEGRRWIEHASGAGRQFNLAIDVGGEAVGGIGMEPGLDVHAIRAEIGYWLGHAFWNAGIMTEAVGAFSRHMLEERGFLRLEAPVFETNPASARVLEKNGYLLESTQRRAALKSGRVLDVWMYVRFAPQSSG, encoded by the coding sequence GTGCTGGGCCCCTTCGTGCTGCGCTCCTGCGTCCTGAGGGCGTGGCGTCACGACGACCTCGAGTCGCTGGTCAGGCACGCGAACGACCCGCGCGTGGCCGCGACGGTCCGGGATCTGTTCCCGCACCCGTACACCCGCGAGGAGGGGAGGCGCTGGATCGAGCACGCGTCGGGGGCCGGGCGCCAGTTCAACCTGGCCATCGACGTGGGCGGCGAGGCGGTCGGCGGCATCGGCATGGAGCCCGGCCTCGACGTGCACGCCATCCGCGCGGAGATCGGCTACTGGCTCGGCCACGCCTTCTGGAACGCCGGCATCATGACCGAGGCCGTCGGCGCCTTCTCGAGACACATGCTCGAGGAGCGCGGCTTCCTCCGCCTCGAGGCGCCGGTCTTCGAGACGAACCCGGCGTCCGCCCGCGTGCTCGAGAAGAACGGCTATCTCCTCGAGTCGACGCAGCGCCGCGCCGCCCTCAAGAGCGGGCGCGTCCTCGACGTCTGGATGTACGTCCGGTTCGCGCCTCAGAGCAGCGGGTAG
- a CDS encoding hemerythrin domain-containing protein — protein MSVIQTYREQHRKALEIAERLVAASDAAEDAKATRRILSELAGALRVHLAMEDRSLYPALAKHTDATIRGTATRFQKEMGGLSDALQDYSQRWTSTAIAGDWAGFRSETRAIVRALDERIRREERELYPLL, from the coding sequence GTGAGCGTGATCCAGACCTATCGAGAGCAGCACCGCAAGGCGCTCGAGATCGCCGAGCGGCTCGTGGCCGCGAGCGACGCGGCAGAAGACGCGAAGGCGACGCGGCGCATCCTGTCGGAGCTGGCGGGGGCGCTCCGGGTGCACCTCGCGATGGAGGATCGCTCCCTCTACCCGGCGCTCGCGAAGCACACGGACGCGACGATCCGCGGGACCGCGACGCGCTTCCAGAAGGAGATGGGCGGCCTCTCCGACGCGCTCCAGGACTACAGCCAGCGCTGGACGTCGACCGCGATCGCGGGGGACTGGGCCGGGTTCCGGAGCGAGACGAGGGCCATCGTGCGCGCGCTCGACGAGCGCATCCGGCGCGAAGAGCGAGAGCTCTACCCGCTGCTCTGA
- a CDS encoding tetratricopeptide repeat protein, whose translation MRTLRLWVMALALALTACGGGAADAMRPADLPPVDPAAAREYQAGVRLLSRGGRARERRARQRFERALELDPNLWEAHYNLGVLDRRGGELRAAVAHFEAARTIQPGAGEVLVGLAEARYALGETDQAASLLNDYVSGHPESVPVRLALTAVERQRGNHDAALGHAREVLIRQPRNVAALTEIGRIYRAREQFDVAELVFRKAMEIDTESAPLHNEMGLLELSRGDTQAAFVQFQQAIQLDASFSEAHLNQGSVLLHAGDYAGAEAEYRAVLARDDDHLDARVALGAALRGQGDHRGARREYQRALDANDNHPAALFNMAVLMAEFLDQRPQSRELFERFLRVAPSSGRHREMAEQYLRDIPDPNAGRPSPPDGGAS comes from the coding sequence ATGAGGACCCTCCGTCTCTGGGTCATGGCGCTCGCGCTCGCGCTCACCGCGTGCGGCGGCGGCGCGGCCGACGCGATGCGCCCCGCGGATCTGCCCCCCGTGGATCCCGCGGCGGCGCGCGAGTACCAGGCCGGCGTCCGGCTCCTGTCGCGCGGCGGACGCGCGAGGGAGCGGCGCGCCCGCCAGCGCTTCGAGCGGGCGCTCGAGCTCGACCCGAACCTCTGGGAGGCGCACTACAACCTCGGGGTCCTGGACCGGCGCGGTGGCGAGCTGCGGGCCGCGGTGGCGCACTTCGAGGCCGCGCGCACCATCCAGCCCGGCGCGGGTGAGGTCCTCGTGGGGCTCGCCGAGGCGCGCTACGCCCTGGGCGAGACCGACCAGGCGGCGTCGCTCCTGAACGACTACGTCAGCGGCCACCCCGAGAGCGTGCCGGTGCGGCTCGCGCTGACCGCCGTCGAGCGCCAGCGCGGCAACCACGACGCGGCCCTCGGCCACGCGCGCGAGGTCTTGATCCGCCAGCCTCGCAACGTCGCCGCGCTCACCGAGATCGGCCGCATCTACCGCGCGCGAGAGCAGTTCGACGTGGCGGAGCTGGTCTTCCGCAAGGCGATGGAGATCGACACCGAGAGCGCCCCCCTCCACAACGAGATGGGCCTGCTCGAGCTCTCCCGGGGCGACACGCAGGCGGCCTTCGTCCAGTTCCAGCAGGCCATCCAGCTCGACGCGAGCTTCTCGGAGGCGCACCTCAACCAGGGCTCGGTGCTGCTCCACGCGGGCGACTACGCCGGGGCCGAGGCCGAGTACCGCGCGGTCCTCGCGCGCGACGACGATCACCTCGACGCGCGGGTCGCGCTCGGCGCCGCCCTCCGCGGGCAGGGCGATCATCGCGGCGCGCGGCGCGAATACCAGCGCGCGCTGGACGCGAACGACAACCACCCGGCGGCGCTCTTCAACATGGCGGTGCTGATGGCCGAGTTCCTCGATCAGCGCCCCCAGAGCCGGGAGCTGTTCGAGCGCTTCCTCCGTGTGGCACCCTCTTCGGGGAGGCACCGCGAGATGGCCGAGCAATACCTCCGCGACATTCCGGATCCGAACGCCGGGCGCCCCAGCCCGCCCGACGGGGGCGCGTCGTGA
- a CDS encoding ATP-binding protein, translating into MTEMSWERRAEAAEKTVRVLKHEVRKLHDGGAQSPIHRALEKARQREEQNRQRRELAEVRAANLEDQVAERTRAIRTILDHVTFGFLVVGPDGRVREGFTRSCEALFAREPEVGGALTELLRCDARQSAEMALGLDQIFEDFMPEEVTVDQLPKRFEIEARVLRLEARAVRAEDETVDGVLFTVSDITALEAAERESRHREVLIGILQQKTAFEQFVMDTRTSLEMALEAVDDQVTVRRVVHTVKGNAASWGLDDVVSVTHEVEMDAEIGGDGIAAVHAAMRAFLKDNVAVLGFDYDDVEPAFEITAENLKRLRTLAADPANMNEVSGWIRQVVQRPAHELIGPMNSFVEKLGQRLEKEVEFELSGEDVQVDSEVMRPVLRNLSHLVRNSVDHGLEPSWERGEKPARGRVSVHIIDAGRAWEIRVEDDGRGIPVDRLTAKAVKLGRVDAETVAKMDRQQKIALIFEDGVSSADVATDISGRGVGMSAVRAAVRASGGFIDVQTSPRGTCFVLSVPKPSERAAA; encoded by the coding sequence ATGACCGAGATGAGCTGGGAGCGCAGGGCCGAGGCGGCCGAGAAGACGGTCCGGGTCCTCAAGCACGAGGTCCGCAAGCTGCACGACGGCGGCGCGCAGAGCCCGATCCACCGCGCGCTGGAGAAGGCGCGGCAGCGCGAGGAGCAGAACCGCCAGCGCCGCGAGCTGGCCGAGGTCCGCGCCGCGAACCTGGAGGACCAGGTCGCCGAGCGCACCCGCGCGATCCGCACCATCCTCGACCACGTCACCTTCGGGTTCCTGGTGGTCGGCCCGGACGGTCGCGTGCGAGAGGGCTTCACGCGCTCGTGTGAGGCGCTCTTCGCGCGCGAGCCGGAGGTGGGCGGCGCGCTGACCGAGCTGCTCCGCTGCGACGCGCGTCAGTCGGCCGAGATGGCGCTCGGGCTCGACCAGATCTTCGAGGACTTCATGCCCGAGGAGGTCACGGTCGATCAGCTCCCGAAGCGCTTCGAGATCGAGGCCCGCGTGCTGCGCCTGGAGGCCCGCGCGGTGCGCGCCGAAGACGAGACGGTCGACGGCGTGCTCTTCACGGTCAGCGACATCACCGCGCTCGAGGCGGCGGAGCGAGAGTCCCGCCACCGCGAGGTGCTCATCGGCATCCTCCAGCAGAAGACCGCCTTCGAGCAGTTCGTGATGGACACGCGGACGAGCCTGGAGATGGCCCTCGAGGCCGTCGACGACCAGGTCACCGTCCGGCGCGTCGTGCACACGGTGAAGGGCAACGCCGCCTCCTGGGGCCTGGACGACGTCGTGAGCGTCACGCACGAGGTCGAGATGGACGCGGAGATCGGCGGCGACGGCATCGCGGCCGTGCACGCCGCCATGCGCGCGTTCCTCAAGGACAACGTCGCGGTGCTCGGCTTCGACTACGACGACGTCGAGCCGGCGTTCGAGATCACGGCGGAGAACCTGAAGCGCCTGCGCACCCTGGCCGCCGACCCGGCCAACATGAACGAGGTCTCCGGGTGGATCCGTCAGGTCGTGCAGCGACCGGCCCACGAGCTCATCGGCCCGATGAACAGCTTCGTGGAGAAGCTCGGCCAGCGCCTCGAGAAGGAGGTGGAGTTCGAGCTCTCCGGCGAGGACGTGCAGGTGGACTCCGAGGTGATGCGCCCGGTGCTGCGGAACCTCTCGCACCTCGTGCGGAACTCGGTCGACCACGGGCTCGAGCCGAGCTGGGAGCGCGGAGAGAAGCCCGCGCGCGGCCGCGTGTCGGTGCACATCATCGACGCGGGCAGGGCGTGGGAGATCCGCGTCGAGGACGACGGGCGCGGCATCCCGGTGGACCGCTTGACCGCGAAGGCGGTGAAGCTGGGCCGCGTGGACGCCGAGACGGTGGCCAAGATGGACCGCCAGCAGAAGATCGCCCTCATCTTCGAGGACGGCGTGTCGAGCGCGGACGTCGCCACCGACATCAGCGGGCGCGGGGTCGGCATGAGCGCGGTCCGGGCCGCGGTGCGGGCCTCGGGCGGGTTCATCGACGTGCAGACCAGCCCGCGCGGCACCTGCTTCGTGCTGAGCGTGCCCAAGCCGTCCGAGCGTGCCGCGGCCTGA
- a CDS encoding tetratricopeptide repeat protein codes for MKRWIVAGALLLAPTAHAQPRGADIEGRFQDPAEERRIELDAGDVDEAGGTTRTRAGGGTGDSLEDRLYLRERPDALGDAARQFQDQQLETLLREREQLLVQRRQTAIQLLEEFIREEPEDAAEMPDALLRLAELRWEQARADYLVAFEAWNAVPAENRSADSPRPDYTVSVALYDRILENHRSYDRYDFVMYMKAFAMTEAGRPDIALELYRRILAEFPESRFVPDAHMALAEAEFAEANFAGALARYDQVLRYRESELYGLALFKSAWCLWRMNQTTESATRFRRVLDLGRGRGRVSADQRQRLRELQSEALEYLIQVFTEDESNTAQDLFTFLEEIGGERYADRVLVRLAARFYEQDRWDNGIEAYNLVLERTPSDERAPRWQLQIARGRAALGEPDAAVAALDELAGTYLEGSNWVSQQSDPEVVADTREMIERAIRVRAMRWHDLAQRENQDRLFERAEELYGIYLEHFPDGEQSYDLRFYRAEILFHRLERYDEAGQNYLVAAQQDPQGRYTRDSLYNAIGAFERVREAQLQRCTAQRSGQAPAPAPAPEEDAETEDAETDGEEASDDEAEAEDAPAAQDPCGETENDVRFSSAIELYVELFPDDPDLPEILFRQGQLYYDREIYDPAVRLFGQLLERFPNSPYAVTAGERILESFNRARDYQNIETWARRLKDSPAFQTEESQRRLDTLILTAVFATGEQLAQRGEHEDAATAYLRAAREFPRDDRAPQAYFNAGLEYQAAGNLGGASSAYDQLIQTHPGTEIGARGAWNGAQMYESIAQFSDAARFYESYAESFPNGTQAEDALYNATLLRVTAGDSGPAVQNGERFLERFGRSDDATEVTFLIAQAHANAENWNEAAQVYQRFIRRTRDSNRQIEAHTRMAEALTRGGDTSGASNALNQAVRLARRRRNQLNETGLYYAAQARFRQAEQILAEYEAIQIAGPMDSLRQRLERKSELLRRAAEAFADVVQFQVAEYVTAALFQIGRSYELYAEGLRDTPTPEGLSEEEEMAYFDQLSSFVIPIEERALEAYEGGYQTALELRIFNRWTAQLREGLTRLNDVQYPPLREMGGDITDAAAIPIPPPLDGLRRGEPEAETPEAAAPAATPAAASEEAPEAEEAQPSAAERRRARRRRARQRRRRR; via the coding sequence ATGAAGCGCTGGATCGTCGCCGGAGCGCTCCTGCTCGCGCCGACCGCGCACGCCCAGCCGCGCGGCGCGGACATCGAGGGGCGCTTCCAGGATCCCGCGGAGGAGCGCCGCATCGAGCTCGACGCGGGCGACGTCGACGAGGCCGGCGGCACCACCCGGACGAGGGCGGGCGGCGGCACGGGCGACTCGCTCGAGGACCGGCTCTACCTGCGCGAGCGCCCCGACGCGCTCGGCGACGCGGCGCGCCAGTTCCAGGATCAGCAGCTCGAGACGCTCCTGCGCGAGCGCGAGCAGCTCCTGGTGCAGCGCCGCCAGACGGCGATCCAGCTCCTCGAGGAGTTCATCCGGGAGGAGCCCGAGGACGCGGCCGAGATGCCCGACGCGCTGCTCCGGCTCGCGGAGCTGCGCTGGGAGCAGGCGCGCGCCGACTACCTCGTGGCCTTCGAGGCGTGGAACGCGGTGCCGGCCGAGAACCGCTCGGCCGACTCGCCGCGCCCCGACTACACCGTCTCGGTCGCGCTCTACGACCGCATCCTCGAGAACCACCGGAGCTACGACCGCTACGACTTCGTGATGTACATGAAGGCGTTCGCGATGACCGAGGCCGGCCGGCCCGACATCGCGCTCGAGCTCTACCGCCGCATCCTGGCCGAGTTCCCCGAGAGCCGCTTCGTGCCCGACGCGCACATGGCGCTCGCCGAGGCGGAGTTCGCCGAGGCGAACTTCGCGGGCGCCCTCGCTCGCTATGACCAGGTGCTCCGCTACCGCGAGAGCGAGCTCTACGGCCTGGCCCTCTTCAAGAGCGCGTGGTGCCTCTGGCGCATGAACCAGACGACCGAGTCCGCGACCCGCTTCCGCCGCGTGCTCGACCTCGGCCGCGGGCGAGGCCGCGTCAGCGCCGACCAGCGCCAGCGCCTGCGCGAGCTGCAGAGCGAGGCGCTCGAGTACCTCATCCAGGTCTTCACCGAGGACGAGTCCAACACCGCGCAGGACCTCTTCACGTTCCTCGAGGAGATCGGCGGCGAGCGCTACGCGGACCGCGTGCTGGTGCGGCTCGCGGCGCGCTTCTACGAGCAGGATCGCTGGGACAACGGCATCGAGGCGTACAACCTGGTGCTCGAGCGCACGCCCTCGGACGAGCGGGCGCCGCGCTGGCAGCTCCAGATCGCGCGCGGGCGCGCCGCCCTCGGCGAGCCGGACGCGGCGGTCGCGGCCCTCGACGAGCTCGCGGGCACCTACCTCGAGGGGAGCAACTGGGTCAGCCAGCAGTCCGACCCCGAGGTCGTGGCCGACACGCGCGAGATGATCGAGCGGGCCATCCGCGTCCGCGCGATGCGCTGGCACGACCTCGCCCAGCGCGAGAACCAGGACCGCCTCTTCGAGCGCGCCGAGGAGCTCTACGGCATCTACCTCGAGCACTTCCCCGACGGGGAGCAGAGCTACGACCTGCGCTTCTACCGCGCGGAGATCCTCTTCCACCGCCTCGAGCGCTACGACGAGGCGGGGCAGAACTACCTGGTCGCGGCCCAGCAGGATCCGCAGGGCCGCTACACGCGCGACTCGCTCTACAACGCGATCGGCGCGTTCGAGCGGGTCCGCGAGGCGCAGCTCCAGCGCTGCACGGCGCAGCGGTCCGGGCAGGCGCCCGCGCCCGCGCCCGCGCCCGAGGAGGACGCCGAGACCGAAGACGCGGAGACGGACGGCGAAGAGGCGAGCGACGACGAGGCCGAAGCGGAGGACGCCCCGGCCGCGCAGGACCCGTGCGGCGAGACCGAGAACGACGTGCGCTTCTCGTCCGCCATCGAGCTCTACGTCGAGCTCTTCCCGGACGACCCCGACCTCCCGGAGATCCTCTTCCGCCAGGGCCAGCTCTACTACGACCGCGAGATCTACGACCCCGCGGTGCGCCTCTTCGGCCAGCTCCTCGAGCGCTTCCCGAACAGCCCCTACGCGGTCACCGCGGGCGAGCGGATCCTCGAGAGCTTCAACCGCGCGCGCGACTACCAGAACATCGAGACCTGGGCGCGTCGCCTGAAGGACTCGCCCGCGTTCCAGACCGAGGAGTCGCAGCGCCGCCTCGACACCCTGATCCTCACCGCGGTCTTCGCCACCGGCGAGCAGCTCGCGCAGCGCGGCGAGCACGAGGACGCGGCCACCGCTTACCTCCGCGCGGCCCGCGAGTTCCCGCGGGACGACCGCGCGCCGCAGGCCTACTTCAACGCCGGCCTCGAGTACCAGGCGGCCGGCAACCTCGGCGGCGCGTCGAGCGCGTACGACCAGCTCATCCAGACGCACCCGGGCACCGAGATCGGCGCGCGAGGGGCCTGGAACGGAGCGCAGATGTACGAGTCGATCGCGCAGTTCTCCGACGCCGCGCGCTTCTACGAGAGCTACGCGGAGAGCTTCCCGAACGGCACCCAGGCCGAGGACGCGCTCTACAACGCGACCCTGCTGCGCGTGACCGCGGGCGACAGCGGCCCGGCCGTGCAGAACGGCGAGCGCTTCCTCGAGCGCTTCGGTCGGAGCGACGACGCGACCGAGGTCACGTTCCTGATCGCGCAGGCGCACGCCAACGCCGAGAACTGGAACGAGGCGGCCCAGGTCTACCAGCGCTTCATCCGGCGCACGCGCGACAGCAACCGCCAGATCGAGGCCCACACGCGCATGGCCGAGGCGCTCACGCGCGGGGGCGACACGAGCGGGGCGAGCAACGCGCTCAACCAGGCGGTGCGCCTCGCGCGGCGGCGCCGCAATCAGCTGAACGAGACCGGCCTCTACTACGCGGCCCAGGCGCGCTTCCGGCAGGCCGAGCAGATCCTCGCCGAGTACGAGGCGATCCAGATCGCGGGGCCGATGGACTCGCTGCGCCAGCGCCTCGAGCGCAAGAGCGAGCTGCTCCGCCGCGCGGCCGAGGCCTTCGCCGACGTAGTCCAGTTCCAGGTCGCCGAGTACGTCACGGCGGCGCTCTTCCAGATCGGGCGCAGCTACGAGCTCTACGCGGAGGGCCTGCGCGACACGCCCACCCCCGAGGGGCTGAGCGAGGAGGAGGAGATGGCGTACTTCGACCAGCTGTCGAGCTTCGTCATCCCGATCGAGGAGCGCGCGCTCGAGGCCTACGAGGGCGGCTACCAGACCGCGCTCGAGCTGCGGATCTTCAACCGCTGGACCGCGCAGCTCCGCGAGGGGCTCACGCGCCTCAACGACGTGCAGTATCCGCCGCTCCGCGAGATGGGCGGCGACATCACCGACGCGGCGGCCATCCCGATCCCGCCCCCGCTCGACGGCCTGCGCCGCGGCGAGCCCGAGGCGGAGACGCCCGAGGCCGCAGCGCCCGCGGCCACCCCCGCGGCGGCGTCGGAGGAGGCGCCCGAGGCGGAGGAGGCGCAGCCGTCGGCCGCCGAGCGCCGACGCGCGCGAAGGCGACGCGCGCGGCAGCGCAGGAGGCGCCGATGA
- a CDS encoding response regulator encodes MKVLIVDDSSTVRQQVRMALTGAGFDVIEACDGEEGFQKVESASPAVVICDVNMPRMNGIEMVEKIKASGRAVPIVMLTTEGQPELIQRARAAGAKGWIVKPFKPDLLVGAVTKLGKAA; translated from the coding sequence GTGAAAGTTCTCATCGTGGACGATTCGAGCACCGTCCGGCAGCAGGTGCGCATGGCGCTCACGGGCGCAGGCTTCGACGTGATCGAAGCCTGCGACGGCGAGGAAGGCTTCCAGAAGGTGGAGAGCGCTTCGCCCGCCGTGGTGATCTGTGACGTCAACATGCCCCGCATGAACGGCATCGAGATGGTCGAGAAGATCAAGGCGAGCGGGCGAGCGGTGCCCATCGTGATGCTGACCACCGAGGGCCAGCCCGAGCTCATCCAGCGCGCACGCGCGGCGGGCGCCAAGGGCTGGATCGTCAAGCCGTTCAAGCCGGACCTCCTCGTGGGGGCGGTGACCAAGCTCGGGAAGGCGGCCTGA